The Maledivibacter sp. genome includes a region encoding these proteins:
- a CDS encoding prolyl oligopeptidase family serine peptidase, which yields MEDINEILKRRIVYEVDNMKDVRVYKNIAYKNVADKKLNMDIYIPKGISMGFKYPAVILVHGDGPAEILENIKDSGQYVSLGQLIAASGLIAITFNHRSSYELTKMEDVATDIEDSINYIKENAEKFNINKDELGLWAISAGVPYGISVALRNRQPYIKCLVSYYGYLDLQHRKEEISEDVTIEQLKEFSPVNYLKEIKNEIPPLFIARAGLDHPVINKSIDNFIRELLNKNIDFNLYNHSKGEHGFDLMNDNVRTYEIIRRTIEFLKEHLRIE from the coding sequence ATGGAAGATATCAATGAGATTTTAAAAAGAAGAATAGTATATGAAGTTGATAATATGAAGGATGTTAGAGTATATAAAAATATTGCATATAAAAATGTTGCTGATAAAAAATTGAATATGGATATTTATATACCAAAGGGAATTAGTATGGGTTTTAAATATCCAGCTGTTATTTTAGTACATGGAGATGGCCCTGCTGAAATATTAGAAAATATCAAGGATTCAGGACAATATGTTTCATTGGGACAATTAATAGCTGCATCGGGATTAATTGCCATTACATTTAATCATAGATCTTCCTATGAACTTACGAAAATGGAGGATGTAGCAACTGATATAGAAGATTCAATTAATTACATAAAAGAAAATGCAGAAAAATTCAATATCAATAAAGATGAATTAGGACTTTGGGCAATTTCTGCAGGAGTACCCTATGGAATTTCTGTTGCTTTAAGAAATAGACAACCATATATAAAATGTTTGGTTAGTTATTACGGTTATTTAGATTTACAACATAGAAAAGAAGAAATTTCAGAGGATGTTACAATTGAACAATTAAAAGAGTTTTCACCAGTTAATTATTTAAAAGAAATTAAAAATGAAATCCCACCTTTATTTATTGCTAGAGCGGGATTAGATCATCCTGTAATTAACAAATCAATTGATAATTTTATTCGCGAATTGTTAAATAAAAATATTGACTTTAATTTATATAATCATTCAAAGGGAGAACATGGATTTGATTTAATGAATGATAATGTAAGGACATATGAAATAATTAGGAGAACAATAGAGTTTCTAAAGGAACATCTTAGAATAGAGTAG
- a CDS encoding endonuclease/exonuclease/phosphatase family protein has translation MKKFSKNLFKIFGILIGFIAIYLLFMTLTDYRPKDIISLKIENNNEEIVQKDLEISILSFNIGYCGMDKGRDFFMDGGKGSRSISEEKTLDNLFSITEFIKKANTSIVFLQEVDIDSTRSFHVDEYAYLTENLSDYSSTFALNFKVPWIPVPIHNPHGSVKSGLATYSTYKIEEANRYQYPGEYGWPKQLAMLDRCFVESRIKVDNDRELVLVNSHLSVFDDGGEIRKQQLEFLKNYITKEYGKGNYIVVGGDWNHVIQGTDPYVFKCKQKWPEWLMKIPKDFTPKGFIWASDAKVPSNRTVDIPYEKGVNFLSVIDGFLVSPNIEVKSVKGYDLGFEYSDHNPTIMELILK, from the coding sequence ATGAAGAAATTTTCTAAGAATTTATTCAAGATATTTGGAATTTTGATAGGGTTTATAGCTATATATCTTCTATTTATGACGCTAACAGATTATCGACCAAAGGATATTATTTCATTAAAAATAGAGAATAATAATGAGGAAATTGTGCAAAAGGATTTAGAAATATCAATCTTAAGCTTTAATATAGGTTATTGCGGCATGGATAAAGGAAGAGATTTTTTTATGGATGGGGGAAAGGGATCTAGATCCATAAGTGAAGAAAAAACATTAGATAACCTATTTTCTATAACGGAATTTATTAAAAAAGCCAATACCTCAATTGTCTTCTTACAGGAAGTAGACATAGATTCAACTAGAAGCTTTCATGTTGATGAATATGCATATCTAACAGAAAATCTTTCGGATTATAGCTCAACCTTTGCATTGAATTTTAAAGTGCCTTGGATACCAGTTCCTATACATAATCCCCACGGAAGCGTAAAATCAGGATTAGCTACTTATTCTACATATAAAATTGAAGAAGCTAATAGGTATCAATATCCAGGTGAATATGGATGGCCAAAACAGTTGGCAATGCTTGATAGGTGCTTCGTTGAAAGTAGAATTAAAGTGGATAATGATAGGGAGCTTGTCTTAGTAAACTCACATCTTTCCGTCTTTGATGATGGTGGGGAAATAAGAAAACAGCAATTAGAATTTTTAAAGAATTATATAACAAAGGAATATGGAAAAGGCAATTATATAGTTGTAGGTGGGGACTGGAATCATGTAATACAAGGAACTGACCCCTATGTTTTTAAATGTAAACAAAAATGGCCAGAATGGCTTATGAAAATTCCAAAAGACTTTACTCCAAAGGGTTTTATATGGGCATCGGATGCTAAAGTACCTAGTAATAGAACTGTAGATATACCATATGAAAAGGGAGTAAATTTTTTATCTGTGATTGATGGGTTTTTAGTTTCACCTAATATAGAAGTGAAAAGTGTTAAGGGCTATGATTTAGGATTTGAGTATTCAGATCATAATCCTACCATTATGGAGCTTATTTTGAAATAA
- a CDS encoding YbaN family protein codes for MLRVIYIVLGFICFGLGAIGTILPVLPTVPFLLLASFCFMRGSERFNNWFLSTRLYKKHLESFSKSRSMTLKTKISILGFASLMLIMAFIFSANTYARILIGAVFILKYYYFIFKIETIKGGYVDDGKQKANRTVR; via the coding sequence ATGTTAAGAGTAATATATATAGTTTTAGGATTTATATGTTTTGGGCTTGGGGCTATAGGGACTATTTTACCTGTGCTGCCAACGGTTCCTTTTTTGTTGCTGGCATCATTTTGTTTCATGCGTGGGTCAGAGAGGTTTAATAACTGGTTTCTATCAACACGCTTATATAAAAAACATCTTGAAAGTTTTTCGAAATCACGCTCTATGACTCTTAAAACCAAAATATCTATTCTTGGATTTGCTTCATTAATGCTCATTATGGCATTTATATTTTCAGCAAATACATATGCAAGGATACTTATTGGTGCTGTGTTTATTCTCAAGTATTATTACTTTATTTTTAAAATCGAAACAATAAAGGGGGGCTATGTAGACGATGGTAAACAAAAGGCTAATCGGACTGTTAGGTGA
- a CDS encoding ABC transporter ATP-binding protein/permease, with amino-acid sequence MVNKRLIGLLGESKKYIALHVFINWISLLSNILIVVYVSILLQRALNNEIAVGNILTASAIILAALVIRFICNYNLSTLSYKLSTEVKRDLRTNIYKKLFKIGTAYSQRVSTSETIQVAVEGVEQLEAYFGKFLPQLFYSILAPATLFAVLSFISIKASVVLLICVPLIPAVIIIIQRFAKKMMGKYWGDYINLGETFLENLQGLTTLKIYGTDKVKNDEMNRAAEGFRRITMKVLTMQLNSIAVMDLIAFGGTALGVIVSVLQFVQGEIEFSGAISIILLSAEFFIPLRLLGSFFHVAMNGIAASGKIFRIMDLEEETVKTEIIENAHIKISNLDFSYDGSKRILKGISIDVPRGGFISIVGESGSGKSTVASLITGQIKGYKGSLMIGGSEIREIKEDSVMRHITAIGHNSYIFKGTIQDNLRMGNPHASKVEMISALKRANLYEFFSWKEGLSKELEERGANLSGGQRQRLALARALLHDSDIYIFDEATSNIDVESEDSIMKTILALAGKKTVILISHRLANVEKSDEIYVLRNGEIIESGKHMDLINRKGYYSKLYFTQYDIEQYAKGGGIYA; translated from the coding sequence ATGGTAAACAAAAGGCTAATCGGACTGTTAGGTGAGTCAAAAAAATATATAGCCCTACATGTGTTTATAAATTGGATAAGCCTATTATCTAATATTTTGATCGTTGTTTATGTTTCAATATTACTCCAACGGGCCTTAAATAATGAAATTGCTGTGGGAAATATTTTAACGGCATCAGCAATTATCCTAGCAGCATTAGTTATCAGATTTATATGTAATTATAATTTATCTACCCTGTCATACAAATTATCCACAGAGGTAAAAAGAGATTTACGGACAAACATATACAAAAAACTCTTTAAAATTGGTACTGCATATTCTCAAAGGGTTTCTACGTCGGAGACCATACAGGTTGCAGTTGAAGGGGTGGAACAACTGGAAGCGTATTTTGGAAAGTTTTTACCACAGCTGTTTTACAGTATTTTAGCCCCTGCCACATTATTTGCTGTTTTGTCATTTATAAGTATTAAGGCATCGGTGGTACTCTTGATCTGTGTCCCTCTAATACCAGCTGTAATCATTATAATTCAGCGGTTTGCAAAGAAGATGATGGGTAAATATTGGGGAGATTATATAAATCTTGGAGAGACTTTCTTAGAAAATTTGCAGGGGCTTACAACACTGAAGATTTATGGGACTGATAAAGTTAAAAATGATGAAATGAATCGTGCTGCCGAGGGTTTTCGTAGGATTACTATGAAGGTTTTAACCATGCAGCTGAATTCAATAGCGGTTATGGATTTGATAGCCTTTGGAGGTACTGCCCTGGGAGTTATTGTATCCGTGCTTCAGTTTGTACAGGGAGAAATAGAATTCTCAGGAGCTATTTCTATTATCCTTTTATCTGCTGAATTTTTTATACCACTTAGACTTCTTGGCTCGTTTTTTCATGTGGCTATGAATGGGATTGCTGCAAGTGGTAAAATTTTTCGCATAATGGATTTAGAAGAGGAAACTGTGAAAACAGAGATCATAGAAAATGCACATATAAAGATAAGCAATTTGGATTTTAGTTATGATGGATCAAAACGGATACTTAAAGGAATTTCTATTGACGTCCCAAGGGGAGGCTTTATTTCAATCGTAGGAGAATCGGGGTCAGGTAAAAGTACAGTTGCTTCTCTAATAACGGGTCAGATCAAAGGATATAAAGGAAGCTTGATGATAGGTGGAAGTGAAATAAGAGAGATTAAAGAAGATAGCGTTATGAGACATATCACTGCTATAGGACATAACAGCTATATATTTAAGGGAACGATACAGGATAATCTAAGAATGGGTAACCCCCATGCAAGTAAGGTAGAGATGATTAGTGCGTTAAAGCGGGCGAATCTTTATGAGTTCTTTTCATGGAAGGAAGGGCTTTCTAAGGAACTTGAGGAAAGGGGAGCCAATTTATCGGGAGGACAGCGTCAGAGGCTTGCTTTAGCAAGGGCACTCCTTCATGATAGTGATATATATATTTTTGATGAAGCTACATCAAATATTGATGTAGAAAGTGAAGATAGTATTATGAAGACAATATTGGCCCTTGCAGGTAAAAAAACCGTAATACTAATTTCCCATAGACTAGCAAATGTCGAAAAATCCGACGAAATATATGTGCTTCGTAATGGGGAAATTATAGAGTCGGGTAAGCATATGGATTTAATAAACCGTAAGGGATATTATTCAAAGCTATACTTTACACAATACGATATTGAACAATATGCAAAGGGTGGTGGTATCTATGCATAG
- a CDS encoding ABC transporter ATP-binding protein/permease, translating to MHRSSFSIIGRLIILIGPLMTVMIIAILMGVLGFVCSTFITVFGGFALLSASGTNSFMDIHSILISVIVMAFLRGILRYGEQLSGHYIAFKLLAILRDKVFKALRRLSPAKLEGKDKGNLISLITSDIELLEVFYAHTIAPVSIAIITSLIMVIFIGTYNIILAGVAALAYLTVGFIIPTITSPAGRQHGRKYRESFGRLSSYLLESLRGMKESIQYCWEEKRLEEIDSITDEMDQSQRSLKRHEGMTKAVTDTMILGFSLCILFVGLYLQSKGEIGFKDVLIPTIALFSSFGPVAALSSLSNNLLQVFASGERVLDILDEHPQVEDVTEGKDLNFQDIICDKISFAYQEERILRNVNLHIPKNSITGIMGKTGSGKSTLLKLIMRFWDVQRGTVKISGEDIRNINTKTLRNLLSFVTQDTFLFNDTIEENIRMGKKNVSEKDVEGAAKKASIHDFIMTLPNGYKTNVGELGDRLSGGERQRIGIARAFLHNAPLMLLDEPTSNLDSLNEAIVLKALYEQRENRTIIIVSHRNSTMSIADRIHHMQGGYIS from the coding sequence ATGCATAGAAGCTCGTTTTCCATTATAGGGAGGCTTATTATCCTTATTGGGCCTTTAATGACAGTCATGATAATTGCAATATTAATGGGAGTGCTGGGATTTGTGTGTTCCACGTTTATTACAGTGTTTGGGGGTTTTGCATTATTGAGCGCTAGTGGTACAAATTCTTTTATGGATATACATTCAATTTTAATATCCGTAATAGTTATGGCTTTTCTACGGGGGATACTACGATATGGAGAACAGTTAAGCGGACATTATATTGCTTTTAAATTGCTTGCTATTTTGAGGGATAAGGTATTTAAAGCATTGAGACGCCTCTCTCCTGCAAAGCTTGAAGGAAAAGATAAAGGGAACTTAATATCGCTTATTACAAGTGATATTGAACTTTTGGAGGTGTTTTATGCACATACAATAGCACCTGTTTCAATTGCTATCATAACTTCACTTATTATGGTGATTTTTATTGGTACATATAATATTATTCTGGCAGGGGTTGCTGCTCTTGCGTATTTAACAGTGGGTTTCATTATTCCTACCATAACTTCACCTGCAGGTAGACAACATGGGAGGAAATACAGGGAATCCTTTGGTAGGCTCAGCAGTTATTTATTAGAGAGCCTCCGTGGGATGAAGGAAAGTATACAGTATTGCTGGGAAGAAAAACGTCTGGAGGAAATTGATAGTATTACAGATGAAATGGACCAGAGTCAAAGGTCATTAAAGAGACATGAAGGTATGACAAAAGCTGTCACTGACACAATGATACTGGGATTTTCATTGTGTATTCTTTTTGTAGGATTATATCTTCAATCAAAGGGAGAAATAGGATTTAAAGATGTATTGATACCAACTATTGCACTTTTTAGTTCCTTTGGGCCTGTAGCGGCCCTTAGCAGTTTATCCAACAATCTTCTCCAGGTTTTTGCAAGCGGAGAGAGAGTTTTGGATATTCTTGATGAACATCCTCAGGTTGAAGATGTTACAGAGGGCAAAGATTTGAATTTCCAAGATATAATCTGTGACAAAATAAGCTTTGCCTATCAGGAGGAAAGAATACTCCGAAATGTGAATTTGCATATACCTAAAAATAGTATTACGGGAATAATGGGAAAAACAGGTTCGGGTAAGTCCACATTGCTAAAGCTTATCATGCGGTTTTGGGATGTACAAAGGGGAACAGTAAAAATTTCAGGTGAAGATATAAGAAATATAAACACAAAAACATTGAGAAACCTTTTGAGCTTTGTCACACAGGATACTTTTCTTTTTAATGATACAATTGAGGAAAATATAAGAATGGGTAAAAAGAATGTATCTGAGAAGGATGTAGAGGGGGCAGCAAAAAAAGCTTCTATACATGATTTTATAATGACTCTTCCTAATGGATATAAGACAAATGTTGGAGAGCTTGGAGATAGGCTTTCCGGTGGAGAACGGCAGCGTATAGGGATTGCACGTGCTTTTTTGCATAATGCACCTCTTATGCTTCTTGATGAACCCACAAGCAACCTTGATAGTCTGAATGAAGCCATAGTACTAAAGGCTCTTTATGAACAAAGGGAAAATAGAACGATTATAATTGTATCACATAGAAACTCGACTATGAGTATTGCGGATAGGATTCACCATATGCAAGGGGGGTATATCTCATAA
- a CDS encoding NEAT domain-containing protein, whose protein sequence is MVYELINKRGELEEMNLTPKQLQYLFYIDFYRKSNRLISDLAERLGVSKAAVSQVIDIYGTNGLINRDSSGKIVLTHDSELVIKEIKRKHEIIFTFFSAMRNFTDEMAIKSALQYICFMPCESVDGLIQKIKENDEMSRIRWDLNDKKNRIDFPFNNGSYQVNFNVYKKGCQEISMGDKGFVKPAKMVVIDGTGTITLTAKEIRYKGERGKNFRGRLSRLSCLMDDDYVQIKRQKNEYTIPLHYINKLSKAPDGTLFGTVRILAQAGKCVANMSASEADMVFKFV, encoded by the coding sequence ATGGTATATGAATTAATAAACAAAAGAGGGGAGTTGGAAGAAATGAACCTTACACCAAAACAACTACAGTATTTATTCTACATTGATTTCTACAGAAAAAGTAATAGACTCATATCGGATTTGGCTGAAAGATTAGGAGTATCAAAGGCTGCTGTATCACAGGTGATCGACATATATGGGACTAACGGTTTAATCAATCGTGATTCATCGGGGAAAATTGTTCTTACCCATGACTCAGAGCTAGTTATAAAGGAAATAAAGAGAAAACATGAAATAATCTTTACCTTTTTTAGTGCAATGAGAAATTTCACAGATGAAATGGCTATAAAATCCGCACTACAGTATATATGCTTCATGCCCTGTGAGAGTGTAGATGGGCTCATACAAAAGATTAAGGAAAATGATGAAATGAGTCGTATACGCTGGGATTTGAATGATAAAAAGAATCGAATAGATTTTCCTTTTAACAATGGAAGTTATCAGGTTAATTTTAATGTGTATAAGAAAGGCTGCCAGGAAATTTCCATGGGGGACAAAGGATTTGTAAAACCGGCAAAAATGGTTGTGATAGATGGAACAGGTACAATTACCCTTACGGCTAAGGAAATACGCTATAAAGGAGAAAGAGGAAAGAATTTTAGGGGTAGACTTTCAAGGTTAAGTTGTCTAATGGATGATGATTATGTACAAATAAAGCGTCAAAAAAATGAATATACTATTCCCCTTCATTATATTAATAAATTAAGTAAAGCACCTGATGGGACACTTTTTGGTACAGTAAGAATACTGGCACAGGCTGGCAAATGTGTCGCAAATATGTCCGCCAGTGAGGCTGATATGGTTTTTAAATTCGTATAA